A segment of the Zingiber officinale cultivar Zhangliang chromosome 8B, Zo_v1.1, whole genome shotgun sequence genome:
CTGTTTGGTGATGCACTAGCTTGAATGTTTTGTAATGCACCAGCTTGAATGAGCTCTTGACAACATTAAGCATTGAGTTATCTGTTTGTAATTAACTTACGTAAGTACTTTGTTTTGATACAGAGTTGAGCAGCAAGCATATTGCTCCAGGAATCTCATGTCCACTTCCCACTCCATCGGCAAGTGAAATTTGCATTTCTGAGTATATTCATAAAGAACATGCTAATGTGGCTACAATTATGGGTCTCCAAAAAGATGATCAAAGAGATTGTAACATTATATGCTCTGAAGTTGTTGAGGACTCACCAGTGTCTGACTCTGTTGTAAGAATCCAATGTGGCAAATCAAAGCCACAGGACCCTGATGGATATTTTAATGGAACAGAACAGATTTCTAATTTCTATGAAATTAGACATCAGAAtagttaataaaattaattagatttatattttacaTAACATAAGAAATTTATCTTCCATTTCCATTTTTGACGTGTCATTTATACTTTTAAATTTATTCGGAtaaatgagaaatttttataggaccacataaattatCCGGAACTTGAAATCTCctatattatataaaaaaaattataatggtAGTTTAACAGTTTTAAACCGAcaaaagaattaaaaaataataattcataacagatttaatttttttaataagtgaGAGGATAATATCTGTAATTCGTCTTTTTAATTTTACTATCGGGAAAAAAGGCATaggagagaaaaaaattattaaaaaaaaataaagtatattattaaaaaaatataatatgtaTGAATATCAGTTTTAGAAGCTTAAAAGTTATTAACAAATCATGAAAAATGGGGTATAAACCAAATtgattaaaatagaaatttaacaaataaatagagTTTTTTACagtaattatctttttttttttgttgttgttgttgtgaattaattatctttttaaaatttatctcttTGTTGTCTGATGTCACTCGTGTCACGCATTCTTCCTCCGCTGCTGCTTTTATTCTCTAGAAAACGCCTCCGCTTCTCCGTCTTCCTCGCATTCTTCCTCGCAATCTCCGGGCGGCGCCGCCGGACGCGCATTGTGAACCACTCCGAGTCCAGGCGCGTAATTGCCAAACATTTTGATCTTTTTGGCCACCTCTCCGCGGCGAGCGTGGCTTCTTGTTGAAGGAGGTTTCCTTTGGCGGCCAAGGTTGATGTTTGCTGCGTGAGCGGTGGTTCAAAGTGGGGAAAGATCGCAttttgcctttttttttaaaaaaaaatttaattctgGAAGGTATGCAAGTTTGGAGGATTAGCTGTCTAGATCCTGATTTCTGAACCTGAGATGGAAACTTAGGGCTTCTTCAAAGGTCTATTAGATGTTTCTTGGTTGGTGATTCCTTGTGCCAAGCTGCATTGAGTGAAAATCGGAGATTGCTTGTGTGTCTGTTATCTGGATTACTGGGGTTTGGCACCAGAGGCGGTTTGCTGTTGCTCTTGGGGCCGTGGCGGCACATTCTGGATTCATCGATTGCGCCTTCCTGAGAGGGCGATGGGATCTGAGTGGAGAGGAGAGAGGCATCACGGCCTGAAACCTCATGCTGAGGCGAAGGCGGAGAGGTTAAAGAGCAGATCCAAGTTCAAGGTGTGGATGATCCGGACGACGACTACGGTGCTGCTCTGGACGTGCCTCCTCCAGCTCACGGCGCTGGGGCAGACGTGGGCGCCGCGTGTCTGGAGTGGCTGGTCATCTTGCTCTCCCCCCGCTGATGTACCAATCCATGGGAAACAGTCCACCTCTATCTTCATTAACAAGACCGTTCTTCCACCCAAGAGTGAGTATTCTTTCAACTTTTATGGATTTTTAgacccccttttttttttttgcttgaatTTTAATTACTTGGGTTCTTTTATCACTGTAGTTGAATATGCTGGAGGAAACATAGTTCCTTTGAGTTTTCTTTGCTAAGATACTATTTGAGACCATGCATTTGCAGTTAGAACTATCTTATTTGAGTTTGCTCTTAGCTGTTTGCGCAATGCATGACCTTTCAATTACTCGGGTTGCTTGATCATTGTTAATGATTTGGTGTCTTACTTTTGTCACTAATTGGCCCATGTAAGGCACTGATGTGGTATCtgtttccattttctactttaagTTGATTCATCAATAAGTGTAATACCGATTCCTGGTTGCTTGATAGGATTTATTGTTCATGTTTAAATCCTTTTTGAGGTATAATCTTCCTGGTGAATCAAATAGATTGGGAGGACACCCTTGTGATTAATTGACCTCAATGAAATTTGGCTAATTCGTGCTGCATTTTCAGTGTCATTGTTATTTAGTTGATGTTCATCTAGCATACCAACATCATCGTCCTAGATATGACAAAACTAAATAGCTTCCTGGTTGTTCAATTTTCTTGCTGCTATATGATCAAGATTCTTCTGTATAGGCTTTGAAACATCTGCCCCAATTCCAATTTAAATCTGTGCTACTTGATTGAGACTTTGTCTTATTCgctaacctgagttttgatatgaAAAATTTATTGTGTTTTACTTTTAGGGATCTACAGGAACAATGGGTATATGATGGTCTCATGTAATGGTGGGCTCAACCAGATGCGAGCAGCTGTAAGGATTTTATCAAACTTAAAGTATCTTTGGGTCTTTGGCGCGAGCAGTTCCTTCTTCCTTTTGTGTTGATTTAATACTTATGGAACATTTGTCTCTCATTTCCAGATCTGCGATATGGTTGCTATTGCAAGATATTTGAATGTGACACTTATAATACCAGAGTTGGATAAAACATCATTTTGGTCTGACCCCAGGTGTGCACGCACCTCTAATCTAAATGCTTAAAGCTCGGTTTCTACAACATCTTTTTTCACTCATTTGACCTTACATCCAACTTTGCATGATGTTTTAAAGCTAAAGGTCATGTTCACTTGGCAGTGAATTCCAAGATATATTTGACATCGATCATTTTATCACATCTCTGAGGGATGAGGTCCGGATATTAAAAGAACTACCGCCTAGACTAAAATGGAGAGCTGAGAAGGGAATGGTGTACACTATGCCACCCGTTAGCTGGTCTGACATATCGTATTACAAAAATCAGGTCAGTATGCTTTTCGaatcatgaaaaaaaatagaGGAATGTGTTAACAGTCATCTTTACCTTGTAACCAGATTCTGTTCTTGATAAAGAAGCATAAGATTGTGCATTTCAACAGAACAGATACACGGCTTGCCAACAATGGGCTACCTTTAGAGATTCAAAAATTGCGTTGTCGTGTGAATTTTGCTGCATTGAGATTTACTTCTCAGATTGAGGAGTTGGGTAGAAGGGTAATCAGAATTCTGCAACAGAATGGCCCTTTTTTGGTTCTGCATTTACGATATGAGATGGACATGTTGGCTTTCTCTGGATGTACTCATGGTTGCACTGATGAAGAGGCAGAAGAGCTGACGAGAATGAGGTAcaagtttttccttttttttgggCAAGTCTGTGCACTTCTCCAATGCCCCCTTTGAAGGTTTTATTATCCATTTGGTGCAGATATGCATATCCATGGTGGAAAGAGAAAGTTATCAATTCTGAACTCAAAAGGAAGGATGGTCTCTGCCCTCTAACACCAGAAGAGACTGCTCTGGTTTTAAGAGCCCTCGATGTAGATCGTCATACCCAAGTATACATTGCTGCAGGAGAAATATATGGTGGTGAACGGAGAATGAGAGCTCTTTCTAATGTTTTTCCAAATTTGGTGAGCGTATATGttcatatttatttattgttCTTACTTTGATTTTCTAAATTCAAATAATTGAATAGGTAAGGAAGGAAACTTTACTCGAGCCATCAGATCTTCAACATTTCCAGAACCATTCTTCGCAAATGGCAGCATTAGATTACATGGTTTCTTTAGCCAGTGATACTTTTGTTCCTACTTATGATGGAAATATGGCTAAAGTTGTTGAAGGTCATCGCAGGTACCGCGTTTGATATCGAAAATTTACTgaatttctttatttttcctaAAGAATGAATGAGAACTCACCCCTTGAGTTTACAGAAGGAGAAGTCCTTGTTTTTGTTATTCAAACCAAAGTTTGATTTGCCTAAGAGAGATCTCTCTGTTTACAATTTGCAGACACTTGGGCTTCAAGAAGACCATCACGATAGATCGAAAGGTCTTAATGGAACTGATCGATCAGTATGCTAATGAAACTCTAGGGTGGGAAGACTTCTCTTCATCAGTTAAGGCAACTCATGCTAATCGCATGGGAAGGCCTACCAGAAGAGTGATGATACCTGACAGACCTAAGGAAGAGGACTACTTCTACTCCAATCCCCAAGAATGTCTCCAAGAATCCTTGTGAGTCTCGGTAGTTCTGATTTTCGCGGCAGTAAATTCGAACCTACATTGAAAATGCTCCATGGAGATGATCCAACAAGAAGATCAGAGAGACCAAGGGTTGCTGCATAAGTTGATGCATTGTGAATCGATTCATTCAGTTGGTCGATCCACGTATTTATATTAGATCTCTTCGGTTCGTCACAATAAGTCTCGTTCATGTATAGAAAAAAAAAGGGCGAGAATTTCTGAAGTATCTGTTCAGTAATTTATgaaaaaatttcattttattccctaatttaacctaattaaactCATTATATTCTCTTAATATCTATTTTTTATCTTTGAAAAGATAGAATTTGACCGGTTCTATAAAAATTTTCATTTACCACTAAAATAAATCAGCACAACCTTCTTAGATTAATCAAAATTCATCTGTTAattcataaaattaaaacttaatctttaaatacttaaaaaaaaaaactctaccgTTACACCATTCTATCATAGCTGGATCTTCTGGATTGTAAAGTACAATTCAGAGAATGGACCACTTATACAAGTAAGATCCATGAGATCTCATCTATTAACAACCTTTGGTCTGAGAGCGATACAAGTAATCCATGTATTTTACCGGATTACTTTTGTCCACATCAATTGAGAGGAAAGAGGAATTTGCAAATGATTAATTGTgggaataaattaataaaatgacTTTTCCCTCTTTCTTTCCTTTGAAAAAACTGTGGGAAATGTTTCAATCTATCCTACAACATGAGAAtaattttatttcacttgtttctTCATAGCTCTTCCCAATCATCCAACATTTATTCTGCCATGAGGAAAACAAACATAATCAAACCAATCCAGAAAGGTTTAGGCATCTTTTTCAATTCTCAAGCTGGAAACAAAAGTTATTTgaaggatgaaaaacacaaacaaaaataaataaataaaaaagcatTTGGATGATAGTTAATTGTTATACCACAATTACATGCTATGACAATAACATCTATTCTAATAAAAAATAGTACACTCATTTGAGGAAAGTACatgctaagaataagaaaatatagGAAATCAATGAGGTCAGGAGTTCAAGTGTCCATGTTGGCTGAAGAAGAACTGATGGAATCACAGGAACCACAATGGAACCAACTGTCCAGCCAATCACCAGAGCTGCAAATCTGTAGAAGACAGGAAACTAATGAATGATCGACAATAAGAATTTCACAACAGTATTCGAAGCATTAAAAAGCCCACTTACCCAGTTATCGAAGCTCTCACCACACTCTTCATCTTCTCATTTAGGAAATAGATGCAAGACAAAAGTGAGAGTGCAACCTGTGGAACAGGAAACCAACCGAATTTTCTTAGTAAGATCTGCATCTAGCATGTGTAGAATAATAACCATGTCTTGTAAAATAAACTGGAGGAGTTGCATCGGAAATGATTTCAACAGTGGATCAGGAGTTGTAACACTTAGATTAGAAGATATCAGGCTTGCATTAAAGGGTACTTAAAATGTGTTGAACAAATCAAAGTTGTTAGCAGGTTAAAGAATTCCACTACTAAAATTGAAGCAAAAGCAGCAATAAGCCAAGTGGAAAGTATCAGACAGAACATCAACGTACTTGAAATGCTGGTCCAGTCTCGACTGAATTCATTATGCTCCATGCACCCATGAAAGTGAAGAGGAACAGTCTTCGAAGGATCACATCAGTTGCAGGTACCTCAACATAGTCAAGTAATCTTTTTATCCATGGGGGTGATTCTTCTACTTGCTTTTTTAACCTGCTTTTCAGATTGATCTTTGACTTCTTACGCTTCCAAAAACTAGCCATAAGTATCCTCTCATAAGCAGCCTCAATAGACTCAACACTGCCCTCATGACCAGCATATTGATTTGCTAGGAAATTTCGAGCCTCTAGGATTTCTTCTTCTGAAGCATCGCGCGTTACACCAAGGCGTTGATAAGGATCCCAGACTTTCATTCGAGGAAATTTTGGAATGCTTCCTGCAGGAAACAAATATGGTTTAAGTGTGTATAAGGAAATTGCAATCCAAAATGATGATCAGTTCAGTCTATGCAATATTTATGGCAATTGCAAGAAGGTATCTAGTTTAGATATTTTGTAAAATACTGCACATTTGAGTAGAAATGCAAGTCAGAAGTTTATAAAATCTGTCTTGAAACACCTAGTGGTCATACTTGTGCATatataaatcttaaaaattcGATCTACAAAGTAAGCATTTTTAAGAAAGAGTTTGAAGGTCTGAACAGAAGATCCTATTGTTAGAATTGAATGGAGGGTTTCTAACCTGGAAGATTCGATAGTTCACACTCGAATGCCTCGAGAAATGGTATCATGGGCTTCATATTAAATATCAAGATCAAATTATGAAAAGCATAAACTCAAAAGCTCAATACATTATGTGGCATAGTTTTTACACTTGCTGGCTTTATCTATCTGCATATGCTCTGGATGACTGCCTCAAAGAAACTAGTAATCTGAGATGATAGCCTACTCGCACTAAAGGATCGCCCATAATTTGGAAAGTGAAAAAAAGAATTTGTCCTAAATTATCTTCAATATGAAAACATTGCTGTGACCTGTAATTGATAATTTGTGCAAAATTGACACTCGAATTCCTATAATATACAAGTTTCATGCCAATGCTAATTTGTGCAAAATGGACACTTGAATTCTTATAATATACATGTTTCATGCCAATGTTTACATATTTACCAAGTGCATACTTTTTTATTTGGAATGAAAGAACATACCCTCTATAATTTATCCACTTTACCAAGATGCTAAATAGCTTAAAAAACAATGCTTAAGGGAACAAAATTCCTACCAATATTTGTCCGAAAACTTTTCTCACACAGTTTGGCACCTTTTAAGGGGCATCTGACAAAAATGAATTGTTTGCTTCATGGCAAAAAAATGAGTTATTTACTTGGGGTCCTGTTTCATTAAATGGATAAGTCGCCAAGCAGATCATAAGCAAGGGACAAATCAATGAATGGATCAATCATCTCTAGTTTCATTCAACAAATAAAGTATGGAGAAGGATTTTGAAGGAATAAATTTGAACATCATCCTTCATAACATCCATCCAAATAGACAAACTGATTAAAACCTTGTTGAGTATAGAAAATTGTCCATCCTCTCTCTACTATCGTCGATCCCTACTCTTCCATACCTTCATTTTTAATGTGAAAAAGATAAATGTGCCTAAAGTACAAAGATAATCATCCATTTCAGGcaaaagaaagaggaattttatAGTAAACTTATAACGGGAAATTTAAAGATTGATCTTTTTTCTCTCCAGAAATTATATAACAAAGTAAAATTAAAACTAGGCTTACGCAAATCATAGCCGCCGCCATCGACTCCGCCGAGAGCGGCATCCATCGAACACCTAGCGACTCCTGGAGCATTCACGCGAGTCATCCGCACCTCCCTCTCCTTCCTGCGAAAAAACAGCAAATAAATCGACATCTCCTCGAGAACCGGCATCCGCCAAGCAAATAAGAGCGAGAGAGTCACCGCGCAGGGAGGCGACCGTGATTCCTCGGCCGCATCGAGAAGCGAGAGAAGCAGCTCGGCGTCTTGGAGAGCAAAAGGGACTCCATCGCGTCCCTTCCTCCGCCGCCGCCCTCGCAGGACGAAAAGCAGAAGGGATGGGCAACGAGATGAGGAACTCGGCAGCCATGGTCAAAATAAGCCGGATAACGCCACGCCATCCGGCCCGGTTCGGCTTACCAATTCTCGCTTCGAGCAAGACTTTCgagtttttctttttccaaaattcgaattttataataataataaataaatggtCCGCctgtttttatttaaaaataaactaacgtCATAATTTAGCATCTCgacaaattataaaaataataaaaataaaaataaaaataaaatgtaatGAGTTAGCGAGGCTCCTTGACTTGCACGGCattgtttatttatatttataggtAAGAAAAATATCGACTAAATTTGACCAAATCTGATTATTTGGACGTGAGCTTTAAAATTGTATAGATAtcgtaattaaaaaaaatatttttaaatatgtaTTATCCCAACATATTTTAATATCATTAGCCTAATAATTAAGGGTGAGCATTCGATTAATTCGGTcaataaattaaccgaattaatcgaAAATCAATTTAATGTTGACtaatcgaatcaaatcaaattttttactaaaattaaattaactaaattaattatttcagttaacatcgaattaactaaatttgtttaaaataacaataaaaagaatttatataaaattaatattaaattaaccgaatgctcacccctactaATAATCCACTCAATTCTAACTCATGTCGACAACCCATCTTGACCAATCGGTTTACTCGAATTGACAATCCATCCCCTTCACCATTCAATCCATCCCAAGTGATCAAGCCAGACCATTCCATCTAAATCGATGTATTATAGAGAATGAAGCCAAAAGTAATTGTTCGAGATGATTTAGAGACTCAATATGATTTAAACACCATCCCAAATGCATTTAAATATTCGTCTAATTTTATAGCAACAAATCACAAACTATAGATCTCAAACTGAACTCCCAACTCCAAATGAACAGAATGTTCCACAAGCAAATGACATTGATATTGTTTTATTTTACAACATAAAAGGTTCAGGGGGCAAATTAATATACCCGAGTTTTGAAGAAGCTTTAGCACAACGTTACGCCTTTCGGTAGCAATAAGACAACAAACTGAAACGGCAGGAATTCACAGTTCTTCGATAGACTAAAAACAGCAGCAGCAGGTTACAACAATATAAACACCAGTTGGAGGTAGACATGGATTTGAAAGTGGTCATATGAGCTGAGGCTGTCCTTCAGAAGCCACTTCTGCTGTGTCCTTAGGCATCGATTTAGTATAAGGGCCTTTGCTCACCACCCTGAGCAAACGTTAGAAAGATATCAAAAATCTCACATGGTCTTGAAATACTTCAAGAATGGAGGAAAAAATTTACAACTTTTTAAGAATTGGAATGATGACTTATCAATTCATAGCAATCACGATCTAGAAGCATGTGTAGTTGTTTTCCTCAAGTCTTAAATCATCCAGACCAATAGTGTGCAAATGGAATCAAATTATCTCTAAGACACGATGAGATTTTTTTGTTCTCTGTGTATTGCACAACCAAGGAACAGTCTAGACCAATTCAAAAACAAGATCATTGGAATTGGCCCACCAGAATTTGCAAATCTGGTGTCTTGAGGCAAAAGGTGGTTGCCACCGGAGAATAAGAAGGAGACTACTGATGGAAAATGAGTTAGAAATTTAAACATAAAATCCTAAACTCTAtgtaattcataaaaaataaacataatgatTAGAATTTCGGAAGCGTCCCAGAATTCATGTTGGAATGGTCTTCAATTTGCAAATTTCTAAATCTCCAAAGAGTTTTGCCGATGGGATACAAATAATCGTCTCTTTGCGAATTGGGGCCATAACCCTTATTTCTAGCAGCCTAAGTTTGCTTACTTCTAATTTAATCCCTCAATAAATCAAAAATTGCACATGGTATCCACATTATTATATTCATAACAATTAAGCCCTTAGGTCAATCTGTAATTCTAAATTTAACCACATTGATTTATGACTTATTTAGATGATGACATTAGACATTCAATTACAATTATGGCCCCAAAATTCTAATAACTATTGCACTGATGAGTTCTGTTAAATTTGTTTTGCTTGGACTAATCTACTACTTATACatatattaatttaatatcactttgtttagttttcttgGGTTACACAACACCCATCTTAATCTATATTGAGCCATTGGGTTGCTTGGACACGATGTGAATCACACTAGTTCAAAACAAACAAAGATTCACCAATACCTATTGTTTTGATGGTCCCATACTAGACCATTGGCAAAACGAGACATAAGCAGATTGACCATCCTATGTAGCAACTGATATGGAAGGAATCTTCTTGTGTTGTGATAAATTAAATACACACTTTAATACGACAATGTGAAGTGTAGTGCACACgaataaagtttcatattgtgCTTCATAAGTAAACAAAATAATTTGAATATAAAACaactataaaattatttttcaaaatgttttctcTAAATCATGCATAATCTCTTCAAGATATCTTCAAATGCAAAGCCTAAGAAAGGAGTTAAACATCTAAAAGGATAAGAGATATAGAATAGACATTAGAGGTATTGTTGCATCAACCGTCATTGTTCCAAAAATAGACAAGAAATTAGGCAAACATCAAGCAGGAAGAAAATAAGACCTAAAAaagttaaaaatcaaaattttaactaATAGTTAAGATCAGAATTTTCACTGGGTTATATTTCTTTAACTAGCAGTCACAATTAAGGGACTAAACTGGCAGGAGTCTACTGATACATTATCCACTAATAATTATTACCAACTTAGCTCAGAGAGAAAATTTGTTTAGTCCAGAAACCAAACCTATAtttcaaaatatataaaaaattgtcAAAGCAGTATAAAAAATGAAGTACATATGAAAAATATCTTAACTAGAAAATTTTGGAAACCAGCCTTAGAGCACTTCAAACAATTCATCTTAAATCAAAGAGAGAGTGATTCCatatttattgaactaaatttgtctaattcttcatGATAAACTTTTATGTAAAAGTAATGAGCAAAACAAAATGAAGGAAAGCAAGATAAATTTGTCCAAAATTTCCTGTCTTCATTTGAAGAGGAAACAGTCTATTTTATCCTTTACCTGTCACGACGCTTCTCCAAGAAGCGCTGAAGTGAGTGCCTCCTGGCAATAGGGAGCTCTAAAAAAGAATGAAAGGAATTGATAAacaaatgtttaatttaaatcatataaaaaaaaatgtcttTGACTAAGGAAGAAGAAGCCGACCATCTTGCAGCTTGCTGAGCGAACTGCTCGAATTAAAAGTAAGCTGAGGTTGTTTCACTAGAACACCTTCTGCTGAAGCTGAAGAGCTGAGAAATGACAGACTTCTTGTGAGCACTGGTGCAGCCGGTGATGGTGCAGATGTAATAACAGCACCAGGACCAACTACGGCTGGGGCTGTTGTGCAAGCAGACGCAGAAGCAGCTTTATTGGCAGAAGCCCTTGAGGCCACTGCTGTGGCTGCAGCAATGAGCATGATAGCTTGTGCCTGTTTCAAAATCCAACTGCACAATTAGATCAAGGCAATCTGATGCAAAGTGCAGCGGTGCAAAACTCTTGTCTACATATAAATACAGCAAAAAGACTTACTTTTTCTGGAGAGACAGCGTCATATACATTGACGGATCCGCCATAAAACATGATGAACTGCGAGGCTGCTGGTGGTTTTTGCTTTGGCACCATCATCGGAAAGTTCCTAAAGAATCATTCAACTAAATAATTGAGTAAACATCATCACCGCACAAGCACTAAACAAGACTCATTTACTGACTACACCACATAAAATTGTGGGATCCAGCAAATTAACAAGTCAAATCCTCATTAATTCGATCGTACTTTATCCCAAAGGAAATCTGGATCATACAAATTCCACAAAGAATCAGGAATAACCTAATTTTCCGAACAAATTCCACAAAGCGGCAGTCATAACCTAATTTCCCCAACTTCTTCAAAATTATGAACTTGCCAACAAAAATAGTTATTTTCTCTAAATTCgagtaaaaaaaaacacaaaactcAATCATCTTCTAAGTCCAAGCATTCAATACCTGACGCAAGTCTCGGCAGCGGAGCCATTGAGGGCGAAATCTGGAGCACCATCCTCCAAATTCTTCATGGATCCGACCTCGGACCGATCGCTCGAGATCACCTTGCTCTGCGCCTCGAAGAGATCCATCGATGCGCTCGCTAGCCGCTCGTTTTGCCTTGTCCGAGAAGAGGTAAACGGCGAGGAGGAACTGAGGAAGAGGCTCACGTTCTAGCACTACTTTATTGATTTATTCTCTTTTGGAGCACGCGGGAATGAAAAGCGATTCCGGGTACGGTTATCGGACTAACAAAAACCCGATCCGATAATGTTATTGATTCCTGGTTCACAAATGGGTAAAGTTACGAGACGATGCGTGATTTTATAAGcaagttttttttaatgaaacAAAATCATAAAAAGTTCCGTTGCCGGGACTCGAACCCGGGTCTCTCGGGTGAGAGCCGAGTATCCTAACCAACTAGACTACAACGGATTGATATTATAGGTCacatattatataatataaagttttatttatttttcgtaGGTCCGAAGGAATAATAACAAATATAATCTTTGAATTCCTTTTGACAATAATGAAAACTTAGGGGGAGGTATTTTAAAAAATGCTAGTATTTTTAAAAGCACCCCCTTTTGTTCATAATAAAACCATGGGAAGGCAAAAGAATAATTGACTATATGTTCGTCACGCACATGCGTAAAAACCATTTGAAGTATTTTGTTAATAATAAAACGTTGGGAAGTATTATGAAAAAAGATGCCAAGTTTGGGCCAttttgaaaagtttccttttcaagAGAACTATTGTGATATTTGCCTGTTCAACATTACCCGAGAAATCGAAGTTAAAGCAAGAAGGCTCGGGGGAGGGAGGGGAAGGGAAATGGCGGAGCGAGGCCAACTCGATCAAGCGTCTCCGGCGGCCAAGGTGGATGCTGATGTATTATTGAATGAGCCGAGGTCGTTCAGGATGGATCGGAGGTCGCCGGAGGCGGCCGCGCTCAGAGACGCCGTCTCCCGCAAGCTCCTAGACTTCCTTGGCGCTTACTCCGACGACGTCCTCACGGTACAAGATTCTATAATTTCTCTTAGATATTGGATATACTGTACGTCTGGCAATGGCCTTGCTTTATTATGGAAATTTTTCGGGTAGGGTTTTGTTTTGAGTTGGGGAGTTTTCCCTTGGGTCGGTCGAGTTCTGGGAGAGATCGCAATTGGGATCTTGGGGAATTCGTTCTGAATTATGCTTACCAGTTAAAAATGGagattgttgctttattttaatgACTAAATATGGGCAAGCGCGAAGAGAGGCCAAGAATCA
Coding sequences within it:
- the LOC122017564 gene encoding protein CHAPERONE-LIKE PROTEIN OF POR1, chloroplastic-like, with amino-acid sequence MAWRYPAYFDHGCRVPHLVAHPFCFSSCEGGGGGRDAMESLLLSKTPSCFSRFSMRPRNHGRLPARKEREVRMTRVNAPGVARCSMDAALGGVDGGGYDLRSIPKFPRMKVWDPYQRLGVTRDASEEEILEARNFLANQYAGHEGSVESIEAAYERILMASFWKRKKSKINLKSRLKKQVEESPPWIKRLLDYVEVPATDVILRRLFLFTFMGAWSIMNSVETGPAFQVALSLLSCIYFLNEKMKSVVRASITGFAALVIGWTVGSIVVPVIPSVLLQPTWTLELLTSLISYIFLFLACTFLK
- the LOC122017038 gene encoding protein TIFY 3-like, with translation MDLFEAQSKVISSDRSEVGSMKNLEDGAPDFALNGSAAETCVRNFPMMVPKQKPPAASQFIMFYGGSVNVYDAVSPEKAQAIMLIAAATAVASRASANKAASASACTTAPAVVGPGAVITSAPSPAAPVLTRSLSFLSSSASAEGVLVKQPQLTFNSSSSLSKLQDELPIARRHSLQRFLEKRRDRVVSKGPYTKSMPKDTAEVASEGQPQLI